Within Emys orbicularis isolate rEmyOrb1 chromosome 16, rEmyOrb1.hap1, whole genome shotgun sequence, the genomic segment CTTTGCTGCCTCACCGCTGTAGGtgtctcttcaccccctccccgtGATGCTGGGGTGTCCCTCTCCACCCTACCCCCAGTGATCCCgccctttcctctctctctgtaaCCATGGAGTCCCTCTCTCAACTGTGGCTGTGGGGCACCTGCCATGATTGCAGGGTGGACACCCCCACCCATGAgaactgcagggagcagggtgctccctctccccctgggGACATGGCATGGCTCCCCACCAGTGGTTGTGGGACAGCTGATCAGGGCTGTCTGCCCTGTGACTGAGGGGGTGGCTGTCTGCGCCATGACgggattttgggggggagggaaggcatcACTTTCCTGCTCCGACTGATGTGTCTCCCATAGTCTAACAGGGCTCTGGGGGGTTGGTTATTGGGGTATCTCTCCTgtgggaatgtgggggtggggtgactaTCCCATTTGGGTTCTGGTTTTAGGGGTGTAGATCTCCATGGTACAGGGGCATGTCTCTACCCCACTATGGTTATggggtctctcccctcccctctctgcctggggggccctctcccaccccccgtgGCTAAGGGGGCTCTCTGCCTGGGGTTCCCCGGGGCTATGCCCCACCCCGTGTGGGGTGTCCTCCGGAGGCCCGGGGAGGCATCCGGCGGCCCGGCGAGTCCTCcaggcccagcagagggagcgggcgggcgcgcgcgcgcgcgcggcGGCTACTCGCTcggcggctccggctccggcttgTCGCCCCACTGAGCGCGGCCATGGCCCGCCTGCTGCTGCCGGTCCTGCTGGGGCACGTGGCGGCGCTGGGCCCTTCGCTGGCGGGGCCGGCGGCCGCCCGGGTCGAGGTGCTGGCGCTGCGGGAGCCGGAGGAGGCCGAGCCGCgctccccggccgccgggggctaCACGCTCCAGGGGGCGCTGCTGGGGGGCCGCCTGGACCCGGGCCCGGAGCGGGGCCCGCCGCCGCGGGAGGAGGCGATAGAGGGGAGCCTGCTCCTGGTACGGGTCTGGCCGCTCCGCGCCGGGGGCCCCATGCAGCCCTGGAGCGCGGGCCGGGGGGAGCGCgctcgctggctggctggctggggagcgGCTCGGAGGCGCTGTCACCTGTAGGGCACACTGGCTCCAGCCGagcccaggcaggctggggcGGCCAGTGGCTCCCGGGCAGGTCCAGGCTGGGTTTGGCCTTTGGCCTCTTTTCTCTTGGGTGGCCTGGGAGCCCCGGCATGGCCCAGACCCTgtggtgccaggtgctgtacaacccAGCACAGAGAAGGGCCCTGCCCAGGAGCAAGCACcggacaagagacaacaggtggagccAGCCAGACTCAGGGACACAATGAGACAAACTGCCGGGCAAGGCGGGCAGCGGGCTCAGCCCCCACGGCCAGCCCTTGCCAGTTGTCTGGCAGGCAGCGAGGCAGAGGACACCGCGTGGCTTTGTGGATGGTACATGGAGCCCCTGCCAAGAGGAGCAAAGGGAGCATGATGCCTTTCTCATCGGGCTGCATTTGAGGAGCTAGGAACCTGCAGGCGAGTGGCTGGGCCCAGGGCCCTGAGATGGGCTAGGCAGCCCCCTGACAGCTTCTTCTTCTCCTGCAGATGGGAGATGCCGAGCCTGAGCTGGAGGGAGAGGACAGCTGGATTGCGGTGGTCCCGGTGCGGGAGGAGCATGCGGAGATCCCGAGGGGCAGCAAGGAGGAGTCCTTCACCGTAGCCGTGGTCAACAAGGTGACTCACTGCTGCCTCAGTGGGTCATCCTTGGGCCACAGCAGTGCCCTCCTGGGGACAGCGGCAGCAGTAGCTTCCCCATGGCATTGCCCCCTGGGTACCCACTGTGGAGTATGGCAGTAGGGATTTCCTCCCCATGTGCCCCTTTGTGTGTGCCAGACCTCTGTGAAAGTAAGCCGGACCGgtccggtgtaccggcaagagccagtacgctgtGCCGGATCGCACCAGCTTCCGCAGCTGGGAttaaaagggctctgggctccccgcagcggtggggagccccgagccctttaaatcccagctggagctgcggtggggatttaaagggcccggagctctgcggcggccggagccctgggccctttaatttgcccatgagccccaggggctcccagccacctctgcagctaggagccccgggttgatttaaaggccctgaggctcccagccacagccggtgccccagggcctttaaatcttgagaggccccgcctcttctgatTGAGGCCACGCCTTTTCCGGATGAGGCCACgaccccctcaggactccggcagtatcGGTAAAtcctgtaaattactttcacccctggtgccAGGGTCTCTAGCACTGGGTGTGCCCTATGACAGTGCCCCCTTGGGACCTGCAGTGTGCCCCTCTGGCAGTGGCAACCCTTTTATCTAGTCAGTCCCATGTTCCCTAGGACTCTGCCTGGCAGCAGGGGATCCTTGCAGCCGCTCAGCGAGGGCAAACTGGAGCCAGGCTACTCCTGCCTTGGAGTGACTTCCTGGAACGCCAGCAGCGGGCTGGAGACCAGGACCCCTCTTATCACCACAGGTTGGCTCACTGAGCCTGAGTCAGAGGGTGACCCTCAGGAAAATCTCCTGGGTTTGGGGGGGAATGGCTTGGTTGCCCACCCACCCTGTCCTGAGGCTGCTGGGCCCAGCCTCCTATCTCCTTCCCTTGGCCTCCATGTTTGTGTGTGGTCCATAGCGTGTGCAACTGTGTCTCTCCCTGGCCCTGTGCACTCTCCCCCCACAGATGAAGCGAGCCCTAGTTCTGGGAGCATCAGCCCTGCTCATTCTCGCGCTGAATCAGAACACGATCCGAGAGGTAGGAGCGTTGCACCGGCTCCCCGTGACCCTGCCGTGGGGGCTCAGTGGCTGGCTCCATGGCCTTGCTGACATGTCTGTCGTTTTCCATCCTGCTGCAGATGGATGTGTCCCAGGTGCTCTCCAAGCCCGTGATTGTGATCCAGACCTCAGACAATGTCACCCGGCTTCTCGGGGCTCTGCTACGGTAAGAGACCGCCggcgggaatggggggggggggcagctggagaATGCCGAGGccttgcagggctgggggtgtgtgtgcatgcacaagcACTGTCAAGGGCTTCAGCAaagccctgtgtgtgtgatctTTAGCCcttgtagtgtgtgtgtgcgcatgtgcacACGCATTACCCCGAGCTccagaaaagtgtgtgtgggggggtgagccTTAGCCCCGCAGTGCCTGTGCTGGTATACACACGCTACCCTGggacccagccagggctctgtgtgtTCTCCTCTGCCCCCTTGAGGGCCCTGCCAGCCTGTGTGTGGTGCTGTCTGGGCTGCATTGTCGTCCCATTCACATGTGTGTCCCTTGGGTATGGTGAATCTGGGTGACCGCTCCGGgtcctgtgctttggggggaCCTGCGCTTCAGTGTGCATGTGTCATGCGGGGGGGCACTAGGccagctcgggggggaggggggagttggggggccaGGCCGGCTCAGGGAGTTAGTGGGGGGCCTGGCACCATCAGCAGGGCTCGGCCCCGCACTCACCAGCGGGAAGCACATGTTGTATTTCTTCTTCTTGCTCGCCTGCCGCTGCACTGGCCACCAGCATCCTAGCGCCGCCAGAACACACCAGTGCCAGACTGACCCCATCCATTGCCCTTGCGCCCCGAACCCTCCCTTTTCTGGGACCCCCCCAACACAGGGGGCCCCCTCACCCCTAGCATAGGTGCCACCCTGTGAGACTCCATCGTCCCTTGCCCCCCAGTACTGGTGTCACCTCCTCACACCAGATTTCACCTGtataaaaaatgttaaggggGGCCCATACAGGCTGTTTTGTCCCGGGCCCCACACCCTTCTAGGGACAGCCCTGTTCATTCTCCAAGCCATTCAAACCTGGTACAGCGCCCCCAGAGGCCACCTTTGAGAACTGGGCTTTATACAACAAATGCTGAAAGGCACCAGGAGTGGCCAGCTCTGCTTCCTGCCACCGTTTTTGTAGCAGGCATCTTCTGAAGTGGCAAGAAAATGAGGCCCAGAGCACTAGTGCTGAGAGGATCCAGCCCTGGACCGTGATGCTCAGCTGATGGGCTAAGATGACAAAAGTTGTCCTCCATGTTCTTCATGGAGCCTGGCTTTGCTTAACAGCTGCCTCCAAGTGTTGGTGGGGCCTGGGAGAGCAGCTCCCTTGGTGATGGGGCCTCATGACTGCCTTGGGGTGGGGGCCCCATGGGGTAGAACACTGAGCACTTACTGCACTCTGCAGACATCTGTTTTacctctcagcccccccacaagtggggggggggggtcagtgtcgTTGccaccattttacaggtggggaaactgaggcacagagtgacttgccccaggttacTCAAGGAGTCAGTCCCAGTGCTCCATTCTCTTACTGCCTCCCTTTTGCTCTCTGTGTATGTGTCTTGGGCTCCATTATTTCCTATGTGGGTTCCATGGCTTCCTGGGGGCTTTTGTGCTGTCCTGTGACCCATAGCTCACAGGCAATCCTCTACATGAGAGGCAGGCTAGGGGACATTCCTGAGGCACCTAAGCTGCAGCCTGGGTGGCAGGATGAGGTTGTGGGCTGGGATCCCCCGCCCCACAGAACGTTGAGCTCTCCTCGTCCATGCCCCTTTTGGCTGCATGACTGAGGTGCCTGTGCCCAGGGAACCTGTGGGACTAACGCTGTTTTCAACTTTTGCTAACAGGGGGCTCCGGGTGACGGCCAAGATCACGTACCAAGCGATGCTGCTGGAGAACCTGGTACATAGTctcagcagggaggggatggCGTGCGTACATGCATGCTCAGGGCTGGGTGCATGTCGGTGCTCAGACTGGGGAATATGTGTGTGAGATCATAGCATCCTGGCCTCGTGCTTTCTCCAACCCAGTGTGAAATGGCCTGGCCCTGCTGgacttctaccacttcccttgggagctgATTCCACAGCCAGACACACCTCACTGCCAAGGAGCAACTGTCTACCTCGATACGCAATTTATCTGGGCACACGTtactgaatgtatttatcctcagcctcctgagagatggggaaacttttacagatgggggaaactgaggcacatagtcGCTTGAATGACTGACCCCAGGTCACAGAGCCTGGGGCTGAACCGGAAATTGAACCTATGTCTCCTGAATCCTTGGTCAGTGCCTTAcccactaggccatccttccttccatctcAGCCCCAACTTTTCCTTAACTTCACCCCATTACCCTACTTTCTGTTCCCCAGGGCGCCCCAACTAACTGCAGACTCATGTCCTGTTGTCACTTAGCCACATTATAGACAGACATAGGCTCCCTCCTAACTTGGCCGCTTTCACTGCTCTACTCCAGGCTCCCTTTGCTTTGTCAGGATCTGTCTGGTAAAGCAGTGCCCGTTGAGGTGACCAGATGCCAGGCAAGCCACTTAGAGCAGGATCCTGCCCTCCTTGCTCTGTGACATGATGATGTCTGTGTATGGCCTGTTCCCAGTGCCATCTCGTGCTGCTATCTCCTGTTGCCCCTCCGTGGTCTCATTGTTGCCTCCATGTGTTGGTGTTGCCCTGCCCTGTCGCTGGCTGATGCATGGTGCTGTGTTTTCTCTGCAGGGAGTGACTCTCACCCTGTGGTCGACCTGCGGCCTGTCCCGGGGTGGGCTGTATGGAGAGTGGCAAGGAGTTATCTGCACAGGCGAGAACAGCTCGCGGGTCCAGGTTTGTGTTGCTGCTGGCTGAAGGGTGTCCCTGGGGTTCCAGGCACGCAGTGCCTGCAAGTGGTTACATGTAtgtccctgggctccagcaagatAAAGAGCTCCATTCTATCTGGTGTCTGGAGCAGCCCATTGGTTAGTGTGGTGCTCTGTCAACCAGGGGACCAGCTCTGACTCCCGTCACGGGGCAGAGTCCCAGCCTCAGGTAGTGAAGGGAGGGAGAGATGTTCCTCAATAGCACCCCTAGGGGTGAATGAAAGAGCAGTAGAGCCAAGTACCAAAGGGGATCCCATCCTAAGGGGGGTGCTGCAGCTGAGCTAGGGGAGAATGGAGTCCCCAGTGTGTCCTAATGGCTCCTGTGTGCTGGCCCTGCAGAAGTACCTTCAGCAGCTGTGGAACACCATCCTGATCATCGCCCTGATCCTGTGCACGGGTGTGATTGTGCAGGCCCAGCGGCAGTCCCGGCAGGGCCAGCAAGACCAGGACACCGAGGTGGGCTCACTCCTCTGCTCCTCTCCTCTTCGCTCCCATTGGGGACGTGCAGCTGGGAACTGACTCTGTGCTCTGCTTTCCCAGCTGGACCTCAAGCAGCACATCCTGCGGAGGCTGTCGGCACTGAAGACCCGGCGCTACCACCCTGGCAAACACCCCTGGAGCCAGGCCCGTGACATTGATAGCTGTGCTGTCTGCTTGGACCAGTTCCACAAGAACCAGGTAGAGCCTGGCTGGGGTGAGACGTGCTGGGGTCTTGGGACCAGTGCCTTGTGCACCAGCCTTGCCAGACTGCTGCTAGGGACAGACACAGGAGATCTGCGAGAAGCCTGCTAGCCAGTGGCAGAAGCTGGGCTGAAAAGTCATAGGCCAGTTAAAGCTATCGCCCCTAACCCATGGCAGAACCTGGGTATGGATTCTCCTCTGGGCACAAGAGTTCCTGCCTATGTTCAGCTccatcccagtgcttcctgcctgGAGCaatccccaccctctgccctcaGCTAGCAGGCTGCCAGCAGCTCCGCTGTGCCTGCCCCTTTCAAATACTTGCATGGTGGTTAGATGTCTCCCCAGCTGGCCTATCAGTGCATTCcactgcagcagggaggcagatACTGGGCTATCTGGCTCGCTGCTCTGGCCTGACACATCTCCAAGGCAGGGTGCTAAGATGGCTGCTGTGATGCATGTATTTGTCCCGGACATTCATTGCTTCGCCTCCTGCCCACAGTGTTTGCGGGTGTTGCCGTGTTCACACGAGTTTCACCGGGATTGCGTGGATCCGTGGCTGCTCCTGCAACAGACCTGCCCTTTGTGCAAGCACAACATCCTGGGTGAGAGCGGAGGGTGGCATCAGAGGGTGGCCCCCTCTACAGCTGCCTGTGCTGGCCCTGAGGCTTCAGGCCTCTCACTGCAAGTTCCTGGGGGCGGCTGCTGGAGGGCAGTGACTGTTGGGCTTATCCCAGCACAGCACCATCAGACTGGGGCTGACCTGGCTGTGGATTCCTTTGACACCCCCCCGGTGACATGCAGAAACGGGACAGACCCAGTAAATGAGCCTCATAGCTGGGATAACAGGCTGTCCACACATTGTGGCATAAATATGAGGCCAGGTCTCCCAGCCACTGCCTCCCCAGGCCCCACCTTGGTGATCTCAGCATACTTGCAGTAGGGGGTCtgggaggtttgggggctgtgggctctgggagaggggtgcGGTGTCTGGGGAGGTGTGTTAAGTACACAATAACTGCGTGCTCGGGTTTAGGATCCCGTGGCAGCTTCTTGCCCTGTTTTCCCTAGAGAGAGCTCACTGGCAGTGAAGGGGTTACTGACCCTCTTGATCTCCCTTCCAGGTAACTGCTGCGGTGAGAGCTAGCTGGCCTATGGACATACTGCGGGGATAGAGCCACCTGCACTCCAGGGGACGGGGGCACCAGGGAAGTGGCTCTATCAGCACAGCAGGTGGCTGAGCAGGGGGAAGCAGCAGCACTGTGCATCtgtccccagggctgggcagacCCACAGGGCTGTATgctcagctcagcagttatccCCAGGCAGCAGAGAGCGAGAACCTGAGCATTGGGGTGGAGAAAAGGTTCTGCTCCCTTTAGAGTGCACTCAGACGGCCCTGTTTGGCAGGGGTAGAAGGCAGGGTCAGTGTGGGGATGGATGTGACCAAATTCTGACCTGTCTTAAATCCATGCAAGCCCCCCAAGATCAGGGAGGGCAGAACTTGGCCTCTGAGTATGTGtgtagggggagggggtgcatctGGGCAGCTGATCTGTCAATATTAGTGTAGCgtctttggaggggtgggggttgtggggggcagaAGCTAAGGAGGCATCTGAGACCCCCTCAGGGGAATAAGGAGGGGATGCCAGACTTCTTAGGCAAAGTCTTAAAGGGTTAGTGGGGAAGCTCCAGCGACGATGGGAGAGGCTGGTCCATGTGGCTGGTGCGAGCACTTTGCTGTAAGTCGATTTCCctgtgctccctggggcaggctaGTCTTCCCCCGCCCAGTGCTCCTAAGGGACAATTACTCTCTCCTTTTATAAATCTCTATTTTCTATACTCCCAGGACTGCTGCTAGGAGCCCCTGGGCTGGCTCAGCTCTCGGTTACTCCTTGGCTATCTCAACAGGGTGGCCTGGGTGTAACCGAAGGCCGCGCTGAGCCCCTCTCATCCCTCACAGAGCGGTGGCCCACacctggagcaggggagggggcctggAAGCTGCGTTGATCTGCCATCTTTCAACGTGCTTCCCTTCTCACTGGCCCTTGGGAGATCACCTTgctggagggcaggggcaggaagtggggagggTTTGAATGCTTGCTTTATTTATACTAACTTATTAGAGAGAATGGCATGAGGTAGCTGCAGGGGCGGAACAATATCCGTGGATGTGTTGCAGTGTCCAGGtctctgctgggagccctggctgggtcccagccccactcagcagcCAGAGATTGCTGGATTTGATGCACTGTACATGTCTGTAAAGCCACCTGCGCTATTAAATCTAGAGCAAGGAGAAACCTGCACTGCTCTTGTTGCTGTTTCTTTTACAGAACAATCCAGCACTGATTCCCTCCCTACTCCCTGCATGGGTTCAGTTTCCCTCTGCCTGGCTAGCAAGCCCCTTTCTCTCCTAGTCTCCAGCTGCCATTTAGAAAGGGTCCCTCCCAAAAGAAAAGTTGAAAGGGGTGTGTGCCATGGAAAAGAGCCTGGCTTGATTATTGCTGTGAGTTCAAGGTGGTGACCTGGTTACTGCCTTGGCTGCAGGTTCAGGGTCCATACAAATATCAGGGCATGATACATGCCAGACAGTAGTCTCTGCTCACAGCGCAGGGATAGTGTGATCTCCAGGTTGGACACAGCAGTCCAGTAACTTGCCAGAGGATGGATGTGGCCAAGCTGGTATCAGAGCTCAAGAggccctgactcccagtcctatgCTTAGGCTGCTAGCCCATGCCTCTCTCCTAGAGCAAACCTTTGGGCACGTAGCCAGCTCCCTTTGCCTCCCCTGGCTTCATCTGGGTGTGCAAATATACCTACCCAAGGGCCACACTGGTGAGGACTACAGGAACCTGCATGCAATGCAGCCTGGCTAGTCCGATGAAGGATCatggatttcaaggccagaaggaccgTTACTTTCATCTAGCCTGCCTTCTGTCTAGTATAGTACAGAGAATTCCACCAGAAGCCCACTGCATGCTGGACACTTAGTTTCCACAGGCTGCATGCCATGACTCAAGCCTGGGAGTGTGGAATGTAGAGTAGAATGCAGTGGCATGGGCTTAGTCCTCTAGACTGAGGCTAGTGAACATCTGCTGAGCCTCACTTTGGTTCAGTTTTTAGGCATCTCTGCTGATGATGAATCTTATTGTGGGTTCCAATGACATTTAGTCTCCCTCAGTCCAGTAAACTGGTGCTATGGCATGAGATATGAAATGGGCACATGCCCCCTGCAGATGCACAGAGCTCTCCCTGCTGCTAATCTGTGCTGTTGGTTGTGCTTTGTTAAAAGCCCTCGGACAAATGGTATTGCCTAATGCGGGAtaaaggagggaggagaaattgcACATGCAATTTCTTAAGAGAGTGTTGACCAACATAAAATAGGTGGTGGGAAGCCTCACGAATTGTAATAAAGTAATTGTCAGAGGCTCTTTAAGGAGTGGCTAAGCTTAAATGTAAAATACTAGTTTACTAACAGCTCTGTCCTCTCTCTGGAAACCAAGTCCTTTCCCTGTAGGAGCAAGGACGGTCTGATCTAAGCTAGTCTTTCATCTCTAACTTCTCAGAGCCTAACTTGGTAACAGAGCCATTGAAAAGGAATAGAACAGTGGGTGCTTTTATATAGCAGTCACTCAATACAGTCCTTCCTGttctccccaccccttttctcGCAGTCATTTGCCAACGGCAATCTTATTGGTTAAAAGTCTTAATTCTTGAATCTTTTATTGCaattcaactccctgctctgtttCCTCCTGCCCTTGCAGCACAATGTGCTGTCAAAACCCAACCAGGATGTGGCAGGGGTGTGCAGCGAGCACTGGATGTTAAACCACAGGAGGGGGGTATGATCCAGGCTGTGATGGAGCTCTTGATTCCTAGCCTAAGGGGCTCCTATGTGGGAATAGAGTGATCTCTCCTGCTGGAAGGTGGGAAAGCATACAGCCTTTTATATGGGTTCTGTCTTCCAGAGATCCTCTGGATCCCTGAGAAGATCCCTCAGTCCTTTCgtccttcccacctcctcctgggcagCCTCCCTCACAGCAGCCATCCTGCTGCTCCGGGAGGTCCGGCTGGTTCTCCTTGTGGCGCTGCCAATGCTTCTTCCTCCACCAGAGGAGATGCTGTTTGCAAGGCGcggcatcatagaatatcagggttgaaagggacctcaggaggtcatctagtccaaccccctgctcaaagcaggaccaatccccaactaaatcatcccagccagggcttcgtcaagccgggccttaaaaacctctaaggaaggagattccaccaccttcctaggtaacccattccagtgcttcaccaccctcctagtgaaatagtgtttcctaatatccaacctagacctcccccactgcaacttgagaccattgctccttgttctgtcttctggtaccactgagaacagtctaggtccatcctctttggaactccctttcaggcagttgaaagcagctatcaaataccccctcattcttctcttctgcaggctaaacaatcccagttccctcagcctctcctcgtaagtcatgtgttccagacccctaatcatttttgttgccttccgctggactctttccaatttttccacatccttcttgtagcgtggggcccaaaactggacacagtactccagatgaggcctcaccaatgtcgaacagaggggaatgatcacatccctcgatctgctggcaatgcccctacttatacagcccaaaatgctgttagccttcttggcaacaagggcacgttggtcgactcatatccagcttctcgtccactgtaacccctaggtccttttctacagaactgctgcctagccattcggtccctagtctgtatcagtgcatgggattcttccatcctaagtgcaggactctgcacttgtccttgttgaacctcatcagatttcttttggcccattcCTCttatttgtctaggtccctctgtatcctatccctaccctccagcgtatctacaactcctcccagtttagtgtcatctgcaaacttgcgtCCCCCACAAGCTGACCGCCCTGACTCCAGCAGGTGGCCCATCCCAGTTAGGGAGCAGTGAGTGGCAGAGAAGCCCTGGGCTCCCATGTGGCACAGCCCTTTTGCGGCTCTTTCACTGTCACAGACAGCAGCCCTGCACTCGGAGGGAGCCTTGGGGATGAACAGTAAACAGCTTTATTTGTGTCCCTAGCTGAACACCTCCAGCAGGGGTTGCTCTCCTGGGGTTCTATTTCTGGTGGTTCCTGGGGCTGTGAGCTGAGCGGGCCTGGACTCTGGCTGCGCTGcctttccctttcagtctggcgTAAGTGTTGATGGTCGAGTTCTCGACTGGAAGAGAGACGCAGGACATTGCCTTCCACGTGGCCTCTGCGGAGGATGGCTTTAGATGGCTGCTTGGCGGTCTCTGGAGTGctgtgctctggctgctggcttGGCCACTCGCAAGCCGATGGGGCACTGTGCTGCTTGGAGGTCTGTGTGCGAGGGCAGGGTTGCTGTAGGAGAAGCAGGACAAGGCATTAGAGATGCAGCCCCTGAGGCAGGGAAAgtcacataagaatggccctactgggtcagaccaaaggtccatctagcccaggatcctgtcttccgacagtggccagtgccaggtgccccagagggaatgaacagaacaggtaatcatcaagtgatccatcccctgtcacccattcccagcttctggcaaacagaggctagggacaccattcctgccatGCAAAGTCTCCATGCAAACCAAGCCCTACAGCTCCTCgctggggagggacggggggtgtTTAGAGCAGGCCTCCTCACCCTGTGGAAGCCTTGTGGGGGTCCATCATGCCGTCCTTGGAGCCAGTCCTGGAGGAGGAGCAAGCCCAGAGCTGGGTCTGCGGGatgagctggggagaggagaatTCAGGGTTAGAACCTCTCTGGTCACTGCTTGATGCTGGGAGCTCCCCCTGCATCTGCAGGAAGCCATGACTGGGATGCATCAGAAAGAACATTCCTGCCCATCGTGCACCTCGTTCACGGCGCTATCATGGCTGGTGTCTGTCAGGGACTGACTGAGAACTGGATGGGTGACATCTAGGCCCCAGAGGCCTCCAGTGCTTGTGGGTGCCTGCGTTATCTAGTGTCAAGTGCTTTCCTTGCTCTGGGCCCAAGGAGCTCCAGGGTGTGAGGAAAGTCTCTCCTACCATCTGTCTGGCGAGAAACCACTCCATTCTGGGCTTAGTCTTCTCCCAGCTGGAGGCCGTGGCTTTGGATGCTCCTGTTTGATGACCGGAATGGGCTGGGCCATCGTGGAAAGGGCCTTGCACTGACGAGATGACTGAAACTTGGCCTTGTGTAGAGGGCCAGCCCAAGGCCTGTGCTCCACTGGTCCAGAGACGTAGGGCTAATTCTGCTGGATCACCCCAGCAGGCTGGGACCAGTGCAAGAGACGCTGTCTGGACACAAGATGGAAACTGGTCTCAAGAACAGACCTTTACTGTTGTTCTTGTCTACACAAACCAAGTTCTCAACAAACCCGGTGTCAATCTCCCTTGCAATAGTCCACCATGCACTGAGCACccctgtggaccctgctgctgtggaCTAACTGTTCCACAGAGAGCTCTGATTCATCCTGTTTCCATGCAAAGGGAGTTTGTGCGCAGCAGGCTAGGGCaaggtagattcacaccctgactTGCTGCGaacttgggcctggtctaaaCCTAAAAATTAGACAGACCTGGCTAAAgctctcagggctgtgaaaaattttgcactcTGCAAAtccttccgttgacctagctaccgcctctcggaaAGGTGGCTTAACTACATCGATGTAAAAGCTTCTGTCAACGTAGGAAGCTTctacgctacagtggcacagctgccatGCTGTAGCTGCTGAAGTGTAGGCATGACCTTCGTGTTCCTTTCAACA encodes:
- the RNF215 gene encoding RING finger protein 215, translated to MARLLLPVLLGHVAALGPSLAGPAAARVEVLALREPEEAEPRSPAAGGYTLQGALLGGRLDPGPERGPPPREEAIEGSLLLMGDAEPELEGEDSWIAVVPVREEHAEIPRGSKEESFTVAVVNKMKRALVLGASALLILALNQNTIREMDVSQVLSKPVIVIQTSDNVTRLLGALLRGLRVTAKITYQAMLLENLGVTLTLWSTCGLSRGGLYGEWQGVICTGENSSRVQKYLQQLWNTILIIALILCTGVIVQAQRQSRQGQQDQDTELDLKQHILRRLSALKTRRYHPGKHPWSQARDIDSCAVCLDQFHKNQCLRVLPCSHEFHRDCVDPWLLLQQTCPLCKHNILGNCCGES